The genomic segment CTAATCTTCACAAATTATTTTTCGCGTTAATTCGCGTCCTTCGCGGCTAAAATTGAACCATGAAACTCTTATTCGACAGTTCCCAGGAATACCAATTGAATGCCGTCCGTGCGGTGGTAGATGTTTTTGAAGGACAACCACTCGCCAAAGGCGAATTTGAAATCTCGTTCGCCATGGAAGGGTCTTCGCTCGCGTTCACCGAAAAAGGCATCGGCAACCGCTTGGTGTTGAGTCAAGCGCAACTGCTTGAAAATATTCGCGCCGCGCAAACTCGCAATGGCATCGCGTTATCGAGCGCGCTAGAGCGATGCGAATACATCAGGGATGCAGAAACAGGCGCAACCGATTTTATTCCGCTCAATTTCACCGTCGAAATGGAAACGGGCACAGGCAAAACCTACGTTTACCTACGGACGGTTTACGAACTCAACAAGGTGTACGGGTTCAAAAAGTTTGTCATCGTCGTTCCCAGCGTTGCCATTCGTGAAGGTGCGGTCAAGAATCTGGAAATCACGCACGACCATTTTCAAGATTTGTACGGCAATCCGCCAATCAACTTTTTGATGTACGACAGCCGCAACCTCACGGCGCTACGGAATTTCGCCACATCGAACGCGATTCAAATTCTCGTCATCAACATCGACAGTTTCACCAAAGATACCAACGTCATCAATACCGTGCGCGAGACGGGCGTCAAGCCGATTGAGTACCTGCAAGCAACCTGCCCCATCGTCATCGTGGACGAACCGCAAAATATGGAAACCGAAGTGCGGCGCGCGGCACTGCACAACCTCAATCCGCTTTGCACACTGCGTTATAGCGCGACGCATCGCAATTTGTACAACCTGGTTTATACATTGAATCCAGTCCAAGCGTATGACCTGGGGCTGGTCAAGCAAATCGAAGTGGACGGCATTACTGCCGATGGCAACTACAATGCGGCATACATTCAACTCAAGAAAATCGAACGCGGCAAAAAGCAACTCAAAGCCAAAGTAACGATTTACGCGAACGAAAGCGGCGGCGTCAAGCCCAAGGACGTGACGCTGGGCTTGGGCGATGACTTGTACGAGAAATCAGGCGAGCGCGACATTTACCGTAACGGGTTTATTCTCAATCACATCAACGCCGAGCAAGGGACGATTGAATTTTCGGGCGGCGCAGTTATTGCGGAAGGCGCAACGCAAGGCGGGTTGACCGACGACGTGCTCAAGTATCAAATCGAAGAAACCGTCAAGCATCACTTTGAAAAAGTAGCGCGATTGCAACCACGCGGCATCAAAGTCTTGTCCCTGTTTTTCATTGATCGTGTCGCCAATTACCGCGAATACGACGCAGACGGCAATCCCGTCAAGGGGAAATTTGCCGTTTGGTTTGAAACCGCTTTTGCGCGCTACGCCAGACAACACGGTGGATTGATACCCTTTTCGGTTGACCAAGTTCACAATGGCTATTTCTCGTCGGACAAGAGAGGCACGGGTAAAGAGAAACAACAAGTCTGGGTTGATTCGCGGGAAAAGAATACCAAAGCGGATGAAGACACCTATAGTTTGATTATGAAAGAGAAGGAACGGTTGTTGAGTTTGGATGAACCGTTGCAATTCATTTTCTCGCACTCGGCACTGCGCGAGGGCTGGGACAATCCCAACGTGTTTCAAATTTGCACACTCAACGAAACCAAAAGCGATCTCAAGAAACGCCAGGAAATAGGGCGTGGACTACGTTTGCCCGTGAATAGTGCGGG from the Chloroflexota bacterium genome contains:
- a CDS encoding DEAD/DEAH box helicase family protein encodes the protein MKLLFDSSQEYQLNAVRAVVDVFEGQPLAKGEFEISFAMEGSSLAFTEKGIGNRLVLSQAQLLENIRAAQTRNGIALSSALERCEYIRDAETGATDFIPLNFTVEMETGTGKTYVYLRTVYELNKVYGFKKFVIVVPSVAIREGAVKNLEITHDHFQDLYGNPPINFLMYDSRNLTALRNFATSNAIQILVINIDSFTKDTNVINTVRETGVKPIEYLQATCPIVIVDEPQNMETEVRRAALHNLNPLCTLRYSATHRNLYNLVYTLNPVQAYDLGLVKQIEVDGITADGNYNAAYIQLKKIERGKKQLKAKVTIYANESGGVKPKDVTLGLGDDLYEKSGERDIYRNGFILNHINAEQGTIEFSGGAVIAEGATQGGLTDDVLKYQIEETVKHHFEKVARLQPRGIKVLSLFFIDRVANYREYDADGNPVKGKFAVWFETAFARYARQHGGLIPFSVDQVHNGYFSSDKRGTGKEKQQVWVDSREKNTKADEDTYSLIMKEKERLLSLDEPLQFIFSHSALREGWDNPNVFQICTLNETKSDLKKRQEIGRGLRLPVNSAGLRVQDKHTNVLTVVANETYEDFSDALQREIQEETSVEFKGRIKNARDKAKVRLTKELTIENFPLLFDIWERIKHHTRYRVEYDTVELIRRTVAELSDLTQVPLTKPPMLEAHTARLNFTEEGVTSTLRDAGVRYASETRYVLPDVYGYIQNRLDVSRNTIYEILKQSGRYAELEINPQLFLDNVVGAIRRNLSSLMVEGVKYEQINGAFYEMALFKFEEIETYLANLFAVSKPDKTPFNYVPIDSEIESNFARDCEADEHIKFFFKLPRGFRVHTPIGDYIPDWAVVMEHDSRVYFVAETKGTLDWQLLRGIEQMKIECGAKHFALLKPLGVEYKRAVTTRDLY